One segment of Ziziphus jujuba cultivar Dongzao chromosome 12, ASM3175591v1 DNA contains the following:
- the LOC107428796 gene encoding protein NRT1/ PTR FAMILY 2.13, producing MVGGESEKKMKQTQSASNTLLNYFQKSPVTSSPKALEEKQHVDVLSDSDTPPQRKPGGWRAMPYILGNETFERLAAFGLLANFMVYLTREYHMEQVSASNIIYIWSGVTNFAPLVGAFICDAYAGRFRTIAVASFSSLMGMATMTLTAWIPQLHPPPCTKQPQSLGQCKKPSQSQLAFLLMGLGFLSIGSGGIRPCSIPFGVDQFDPTTDEGRKGINSFFNWYYTSFTIVLLITQTLVVYVQDSVSWVLGFGIPTMLMFCSIILFFCGANIYVHAKPEGSIFSSIAQVFVAAHKKRRLPLPTESELVGVLYDPPLKGTTVLSKLPLTKEFSYFTKAAIILENEVNPDGTPINKWRLCSVQQVEEVKRIIRIIPIWTSGIIGLTAMTQQGTFIVSQALKMDRHLGHKFQVPAGSISVISFITVGLWLPFYDRVLVPALRKITKQEGGITLLQRIGIGIVFSVLSMVVAALVERERRAAAILHPHPFGLAPMSVFWLAPQLILLGFSEAFNILGQIEFFNRQFPEHMMSIGNALFSCSFAFAGYLSSLIVTIIHHVTAGSHDHPDWLANDINAGRLDYFFFLLAGIGVLNFLYFLYVARKYVYKGSVQAGEEKSSFVDVELSSLKA from the exons ATGGTCGGGGGAGAGAgtgagaagaagatgaagcaaACTCAATCTGCATCAAACACCCTGTTGAATTACTTTCAGAAAAGCCCAGTTACTTCATCACCAAAAGCTTTGGAGGAGAAACAACATGTTGATGTTTTATCAGATTCAGATACACCACCACAAAGAAAACCTGGTGGATGGAGGGCTATGCCTTATATCCTAG GAAATGAAACGTTTGAGAGATTGGCAGCTTTTGGTTTGCTTGCTAACTTTATGGTTTACCTGACAAGGGAGTATCACATGGAGCAAGTTTCAGCTTCAAACATCATATACATATGGTCTGGTGTAACCAATTTTGCACCTTTAGTTGGTGCTTTCATTTGTGATGCTTATGCTGGTCGCTTCAGAACTATTGCTGTTGCATCTTTCTCATCTCTTATG GGAATGGCAACAATGACATTAACAGCTTGGATTCCTCAGCTTCATCCACCACCATGCACCAAACAACCACAATCTTTAGGCCAGTGCAAGAAACCAAGCCAATCCCAACTGGCTTTTCTTCtaatgggtttgggttttttGTCAATAGGAAGTGGGGGAATTAGACCCTGTAGTATTCCATTTGGTGTTGATCAGTTTGATCCAACCACAGatgaaggaagaaaaggaaTCAATAGCTTCTTCAATTGGTACTATACCTCATTTACTATAGTCCTTTTGATCACTCAGACACTTGTGGTTTACGTCCAAGATAGTGTGAGCTGGGTTTTGGGTTTTGGCATACCCACTATGCTCATGTTTTGCTCCATTATCCTTTTCTTCTGTGGAGCAAATATTTATGTTCATGCCAAGCCAGAAGGCAGCATATTTTCCAGCATTGCTCAAGTTTTCGTTGCGGCTCACAAGAAACGCCGGCTTCCACTCCCGACGGAATCTGAGTTAGTTGGGGTATTGTATGATCCACCATTGAAGGGAACTACAGTACTCTCAAAGCTTCCACTCACCAAGGAATTCAG TTATTTTACCAAGGCTGCAATAATACTGGAAAATGAAGTAAACCCAGATGGAACTCCAATCAACAAGTGGAGGCTCTGTAGCGTTCAACAAGTAGAAGAAGtcaaaagaataataagaataatccCAATATGGACATCAGGGATCATAGGCCTGACGGCCATGACACAGCAAGGAACATTCATAGTCTCACAAGCACTCAAAATGGATCGTCATCTTGGACACAAATTCCAAGTCCCGGCCGGTTCGATAAGCGTAATCTCCTTCATAACAGTCGGTTTATGGCTTCCATTCTACGACCGAGTCTTAGTACCAGCTCTGCGGAAAATCACCAAACAGGAAGGAGGCATTACACTGCTTCAAAGGATCGGTATCGGGATTGTATTTTCGGTTCTATCGATGGTGGTAGCCGCATTGGTCGAAAGGGAGAGAAGGGCTGCAGCCATTTTGCACCCTCATCCATTCGGGCTTGCACCGATGTCGGTGTTTTGGTTAGCTCCTCAGCTTATACTTCTTGGTTTCAGTGAGGCATTCAATATTCTTGGACAGATTGAGTTTTTCAACAGGCAGTTTCCGGAGCACATGATGAGCATTGGGAATGCACTATTTTCTTGCTCTTTTGCTTTTGCTGGTTACTTGAGCAGCTTGATTGTGACCATTATTCATCATGTTACAGCTGGTTCACATGATCATCCTGATTGGTTGGCAAATGATATCAATGCCGGTAGATTggattactttttctttctattggCAGGGATTGGAGTGCTTaactttttgtattttctttatgTTGCTCGTAAGTATGTTTATAAAGGTAGTGTACAAGCTGGAGAAGAAAAGTCATCCTTTGTGGATGTCGAATTAAGTTCACTAAAGGCTTGA